The following DNA comes from Desulfovibrio sp. TomC.
ACTGAACTTCCGGCCGGAGGCCTGGCGCAGCGCCTGGAAACCCCGGCTGTCGACAGTCAGTATCCGGCCTGGGCGCGGCGCCTCCTGGAGGCGCAGGCGTGGCGGCGCGGCGACTGCGCTGGCCGGCCAGTCCCCGATGGCGGGGCGCCGTGCCCCGCGGTGGTGGTGTTTCCCGTCGTCCCGCGACATTGGCCGGGGCGGCCTGTCCGGGCAGCCTGGACTATTCTCGTGCCGACAAACAGTGGTTCGTGTTGTCTTCGGCCTGCTTCACGGGTATTGAGAGGGAAACTGCATCCGGGAGGGGCCGCAATGACCAGCGCCTGGGACGCCGATGATTCCAGTATGGGCTTTGACCTCGGCGCTGCCGTGGACCCTGCTCTGCTGGACAGGCAGGTCATTGACGTCGTGGCCCGGCGCATCCATCAGAAGATGGATGATTACGACGCCTACAATTTCACGGCCAAGCAAAGCATCGCGCTCAATGTCTTCTTCGATCTGGCCCAGGAGTTTCCCCAGCTCGAGCATCTGTACGCGGTCTGTCTGCTGATCCCCAAGTTGTTTTTCGATATCGAGTGCAATCTGTACGTGCTCGACAGCAAAAGTGGCGCGATCCGCCGCTGCGCCTACCAGTGCATGGACAGCGATGCCGGAGAAGTGGGCGATCTGCCCTTTGCCCAGAAGAGCATTGTCCGCGACGACAGGCTCTTTATCCCCATCAAGGGCAATCACGAACTGATTTCCCAGTTGCCGTTCACCCCCCGGGAAGATGTGTTCGGCATGTTGGAAATCTATCCGGTCAGCCAGCTTTCCGAGCATGACCGGCTTTTTTTCGAGCGCTACGCCAATCGTTTCGGCTTCCAGCTCCATAACCGCATTCTGGCCAACAAGAACAAGGAGCATCTCCAGTTCATCAGAAGTCTTGTCAAAGATATCGGGCACAACGTCATTGTTCCCAATATCTACTTCAAGCTCTACTATAAGCGGCTGCGCTCCAAGATCGATCTGCTCAAATTCTTCGAATGGAAGCTTAAACAGTTTTTCGAGACAGATGCCTTGCCGGAAGAGGAGTTGCCGGCCACCAAGGAGAAGCTCCTGCGCGACCTGGGCTACATCCATGAAGGACTCATGGACCAGTACCGCCAGATCCTCACCCATTACGAGCAGACGAGCCTCTTTCTGGAGACGTTGTTGCGACGGTCGCACTTCGAAGAAGGGCGGTACGTGCTGGAAAAGCGGGCCTGCAACTTCAAAAAGCAGGTCATCGACCTCCAGCTCGAACGCTACCGGCCCCGGTTCGAAGAGCGCGGCATCGAGATTGACACGTCCCTTGGCGGCGTGCCGGACCAGGAAATCGAAGTGGTGGTGGACATCGGTCTGGTCAGTCAGGTCTATGCCAACCTCTTTTCCAATGCCGTCAAATACACCCGCGAGGTCGTTGATCCGGCCTCGGGGCAGCGCCGGCGTTTCATTTCCTTTGGCTGGGAGCGCAAGGCCAATTTCTTCGGCCCCGGCCGCGACGGCATCAAACTCAACGTCTTCACCTCCGGCCCGGCCATCCCGCCCGAGACCGCCGCCCATCTGTTCGAAGAGGGCGTGCGCGGTGAAAACGCCTCTGGCGAATACGGCACCGGCCACGGCCTGTACTTCATCCGCGAAGTGGTACGCCTGCACGGCGGCGTGGAAGGGTACGAGGCCACCGATCTCGGCAACAATTTCTTCTTCGTCCTGCCCATGGACCCGGTCATCTGACCGTCTGGTCCGCCGCTTCCAGCTGCTTTCACCCCTTTCCCGGCCGCGCCTGTTCTTGGCCTCCTTGCCCCCGGCCGTTGCGCCGGGCCACAGCCTCGCGTGGCCTGTCCGCTGGCCGATGCATCCGGGCGTCTAGCGGACCCGTCCCTGCCGCCACAACCGCCACATGGTCGTGCCGTTGACCACGGCGATGATCGATTCCAGCAGGGTGCCGCCGATGGAGCCCGAGGCGATGTTGTTGGAGAGCCAGCACAGGGTGGCCAAAAAGAGCAGCGCCCGCAGCCGGATGCCGGTCATGAAAAAGGCCCCGACCGTGCCCAGGCAGCCGGCGGCGATGGAGAACGAGGCGGTCCAGGAATGGGCCAGCCACAGGCCCAGGCCAATGTTGGCGGCCAGAAAGAACGCCGCCAGAGAGGGCGAACGCGTTTTGAGCGAGGCAAACATCCGCACCGCTGACAAGGCTGCGGAAGACGAGGCCGTGCCATTGCCGAGCATGGCAAAATGTACGGTATAGGCCAGACATTCCACGGCCACCAAGGTCTTGAGTTTCCAGTCGATGCGTTGGGCAAAGGCGGTCACGCCCAGGATAAAGGCCAGGTAGCCGACGATCTGGGCCGGGGAGAGAAAATCCATGCGGGGGTTCCTTTGCGGACCGGAACGTGGCCTTGTTGGCGCTGGACATGCCCCGGACAGGAAGGCCGAAGGGGGGCAGGCGGCCGACGCTCCTGGTCCAAGTCTCGCTGCGCCCGGCAACTGGTTGTCATCGTGCCGGACCAGGAGCGGCCTTACGCCTCTGGCCCGGCATTGGCAAGCCGGCGGCGGTTGACACCACTTTATAGTGGTGTTAGCCAGATTGTCACCACGAGGAGGTGGTGACACATGATCGAAGCCCAGGAATTGGCGGTCCTCGGTCTGACCAGCTACGAAGCCGCAGCCTATCTGGCCCTGCTTGGCCGGCCCGAACTGGCCCCGGCCGAGGTGGCGGCCCGGGGGGCCATCCCCCGGCAGCGGGTCTATGACGTGCTGGCCTCGCTTACGGCCAAGGGGCTGTGTCTGGCCCGGGACGGTTCGCCGCGCGTGTACGCCGCTGTGGCTCCGGCCATTGCCCTGGAGTTGTTGGCCGGGGAACGGACGGCCCAGCTTGCCCGGCAACGCCTGGAGGCCGAGGCGGCGGCGGCCCGGCTGACCCTGGCCCTGGCCCCGATTTTTGCCGGCGGACGCGGCCAAAGCGATCCCCTGGCCTATGCCGAGGTGCTCACCGGCCCCACCCGCATCGCCCACCGGGCCTTGGCCCTGGCCCGGGGCGCTGCCCACCGGGTCCATTCCTGCATCACCCGGCCCATGATTTTATCCAACGATCAGAACAAGACCTTTATGGAAGCGCCGCTGGGCCGGGGGCTGGCCTACCGGGCGCTGTGCGATGCCGCCACCGTGGCCGAGCCGGGCTTTGCCCCATTGCTCGACTCCCTGTGCGGCCAGGGCCTCGAGGTGCGGTTGGCCGAAGTCCTGCCCCTCAAGATGCAGGCCTTTGACGACGAGACCGTGCTGTTGTCCATGCAGGACCCGGCCGGAGGGCCGCCGAGTTTTACGGCCGTGGTCATCCATAACCGGGGTGTGGCCGCCATGCTCAATCTGGCCTTTGAGCAGCTTTGGGCCGGGGCCAAGCCCTATCCTGGAGGTGCCTGATGTCGTTTGCCGCAAGTCGTTGTGAGGAGGCCGGGCGTGCCCCGTCCGATGCGGAATTTCACATCCATCGAGGCTACCTCCCCGGAGTGATCGGCCGGGCTGCGGAACTCCATGGCCGCTACTACGCCGAGGCCTGGGGGTCAGGTGCGCCGTTTGAGTCGCTCATTGCCCGGGAGTTCGGCGAATTTATGGAAGGCTACGACGAGCGCTTTGATCTGCTGCTCTCGGCCAACCAAGATGGCCGCTGTATCGGGACCATTGCCATCTACGGCCGCCGCCGGTTGCCCGAGGGGGCACAGCTGCGTTTTTTCATCGTCGACCCGGACTGCCACGGCTGCGGGGCCGGCAAGGCGCTGTTGGCCGAGGCGCTCGCCTGGTGCCGGGAGCAGGGCCTGGCCAAGGTCTTTCTCTGGACCGTGGACGGTCTGCCCGCCTCGCGCCGGCTCTATGAAAAAGCCGGGTTCCGGGTGACCGAGCGGGTGCCCGACGACCGCTACACCGTACTGCGCGACAACCTGCGCCTGGAGCTTGAGTTGTAAGCGGGAGAGGGGAGGAGGGGGAAGAGTGCCTCCGGCGGCCGGGAGGGGGTAACCCCCTCCCGGACCCTCCCTGCCTGGGGTGGGCTTTGGCCTCAGGCCGGCCCTGACCCACAGCCAACCTATTTATTGCTGCCCGTCACGGCTTCCGGCGTCCCATCCAATCCTAAAATAACCAGATGTGGTCGAGCGCCTCGCCTTCTTTGCCGTCGGTGCGGCGCTCGCGCAAAATCTTTGCCGGCCGGCCAGCCACCACCATGTTCTCCGGCACGTCGTGGACAACCAGGGAACCGGCGGCAACAATGGCTTGTCGGCCGACGGTCACGCCGGGAAACAACATGGCCCCGGAGTAAACCTTGGCGTAATCCCCCACCGCAACCGGTTTGTAGATCCGCTCAATATGCGACGCTTCGCCATGGGTGTGGGTGATGATCCGCACATCTTCGGCCAAAG
Coding sequences within:
- a CDS encoding YgjV family protein, which gives rise to MDFLSPAQIVGYLAFILGVTAFAQRIDWKLKTLVAVECLAYTVHFAMLGNGTASSSAALSAVRMFASLKTRSPSLAAFFLAANIGLGLWLAHSWTASFSIAAGCLGTVGAFFMTGIRLRALLFLATLCWLSNNIASGSIGGTLLESIIAVVNGTTMWRLWRQGRVR
- a CDS encoding GNAT family N-acetyltransferase → MSFAASRCEEAGRAPSDAEFHIHRGYLPGVIGRAAELHGRYYAEAWGSGAPFESLIAREFGEFMEGYDERFDLLLSANQDGRCIGTIAIYGRRRLPEGAQLRFFIVDPDCHGCGAGKALLAEALAWCREQGLAKVFLWTVDGLPASRRLYEKAGFRVTERVPDDRYTVLRDNLRLELEL
- a CDS encoding TrmB family transcriptional regulator yields the protein MIEAQELAVLGLTSYEAAAYLALLGRPELAPAEVAARGAIPRQRVYDVLASLTAKGLCLARDGSPRVYAAVAPAIALELLAGERTAQLARQRLEAEAAAARLTLALAPIFAGGRGQSDPLAYAEVLTGPTRIAHRALALARGAAHRVHSCITRPMILSNDQNKTFMEAPLGRGLAYRALCDAATVAEPGFAPLLDSLCGQGLEVRLAEVLPLKMQAFDDETVLLSMQDPAGGPPSFTAVVIHNRGVAAMLNLAFEQLWAGAKPYPGGA
- a CDS encoding sensor histidine kinase, with the translated sequence MTSAWDADDSSMGFDLGAAVDPALLDRQVIDVVARRIHQKMDDYDAYNFTAKQSIALNVFFDLAQEFPQLEHLYAVCLLIPKLFFDIECNLYVLDSKSGAIRRCAYQCMDSDAGEVGDLPFAQKSIVRDDRLFIPIKGNHELISQLPFTPREDVFGMLEIYPVSQLSEHDRLFFERYANRFGFQLHNRILANKNKEHLQFIRSLVKDIGHNVIVPNIYFKLYYKRLRSKIDLLKFFEWKLKQFFETDALPEEELPATKEKLLRDLGYIHEGLMDQYRQILTHYEQTSLFLETLLRRSHFEEGRYVLEKRACNFKKQVIDLQLERYRPRFEERGIEIDTSLGGVPDQEIEVVVDIGLVSQVYANLFSNAVKYTREVVDPASGQRRRFISFGWERKANFFGPGRDGIKLNVFTSGPAIPPETAAHLFEEGVRGENASGEYGTGHGLYFIREVVRLHGGVEGYEATDLGNNFFFVLPMDPVI